A genomic window from Halorubrum lacusprofundi ATCC 49239 includes:
- a CDS encoding 30S ribosomal protein S6e, whose product MAEFKVVIADPNTGETFQREVDGQDANRFLGRDIGDEIGGDAVGLSEHTIAITGGSDETGRPMREDVSGTRLKELLLEGGVGFEPSREGERKRITVRGREIDNDVAQINVSVVEGDDVAAALGEGDADADDADEE is encoded by the coding sequence ATGGCCGAATTCAAAGTCGTCATCGCCGACCCCAACACCGGTGAGACGTTCCAGCGAGAGGTTGACGGACAGGACGCAAACCGGTTCCTCGGTCGCGATATCGGTGACGAGATCGGCGGCGACGCCGTCGGGCTCTCCGAGCACACGATCGCGATTACCGGCGGCTCGGACGAGACCGGGCGCCCGATGCGCGAGGACGTCTCCGGCACCCGCCTGAAGGAGCTCCTGCTCGAAGGCGGCGTCGGATTCGAGCCGTCTCGCGAGGGCGAGCGCAAGCGAATCACCGTCCGCGGCCGCGAGATCGACAACGACGTGGCCCAGATCAACGTCTCGGTGGTCGAGGGCGACGACGTCGCCGCCGCGCTCGGAGAGGGCGACGCCGACGCTGACGACGCCGACGAGGAGTAA
- a CDS encoding DUF7112 family protein, with product MPRVPSDDEGVASIRVSLARSGGTRRPCVRIPNDDELDGRVESGTCESLSLAAGDVIRVAIDREEYHAPVRSDSEGRIIRGAFDNRRLAREPGEGANRLAEWLDENDREPGDVIVLDVVVPGELYGLRIPGERTVYEANRGPRSSLSDIARDLDG from the coding sequence ATGCCCCGCGTTCCCTCCGACGACGAGGGCGTCGCCTCGATCCGCGTCTCGCTCGCCCGGAGCGGCGGGACTCGCCGGCCCTGCGTCCGGATTCCGAACGACGACGAGCTCGACGGTCGCGTCGAATCCGGGACCTGTGAGTCGCTGTCGCTCGCCGCGGGCGACGTAATTCGTGTCGCCATCGACCGCGAGGAGTACCACGCGCCGGTACGGAGCGACAGCGAGGGACGGATCATCCGCGGCGCGTTCGACAACCGACGGCTCGCGCGCGAGCCCGGCGAAGGAGCGAACCGCCTCGCCGAGTGGCTCGACGAAAACGACCGCGAGCCGGGCGACGTAATTGTCCTCGATGTCGTCGTTCCCGGCGAGCTGTACGGACTCCGAATCCCCGGCGAGCGGACGGTGTACGAGGCGAACCGCGGCCCGCGGTCGTCGCTGTCGGACATCGCTCGCGACCTCGACGGGTGA
- a CDS encoding Lrp/AsnC family transcriptional regulator, with translation MQEVDADLTALDRGIINAFQGGFPVTERPFEPAAAALRERGIDVTGPELCERVRELDEAGTLSRFGALVNAEEIGGAASLVAMHAPEDRYEEIAETVNEFTAVAHNYEREHPHLNMWFVVSVADHPDPDKDGSDRVDEVLAEIEAATGQETYNLPKVREFHVGAKFLVDGPVPDGEIDLSDLGPAVSASGRSTLTLDERDLVVEIQGGLPITEMPYADVAAAIGAEVDWVIETIKRFNAEGKVRRVGVIPNHYALGYTENGMTVWDVPEDALDEVGPVVARLDFVTHCYERPRHAGVWEYNFFAMTHGRTEAESERRIAEVKELMDEYWEVGESDWDTLFSTRILKKTGIRIADRADSNTA, from the coding sequence ATGCAAGAGGTCGACGCAGATCTGACGGCGCTCGACCGCGGGATCATCAACGCCTTTCAAGGCGGATTCCCGGTGACCGAGCGCCCCTTCGAACCGGCCGCGGCCGCGCTCCGCGAGCGCGGGATCGACGTGACCGGCCCGGAGCTGTGCGAGCGCGTGCGCGAACTCGACGAGGCGGGGACCCTCTCCCGGTTCGGGGCGCTCGTCAACGCCGAGGAGATCGGCGGAGCGGCCTCGCTCGTCGCGATGCACGCCCCCGAAGACCGGTACGAGGAGATCGCGGAGACGGTCAACGAGTTCACCGCGGTGGCGCACAACTACGAGCGCGAGCATCCCCACCTCAACATGTGGTTCGTCGTGAGCGTCGCCGACCACCCGGATCCCGACAAGGACGGGAGCGACCGGGTCGACGAGGTACTCGCGGAGATCGAGGCCGCGACCGGGCAGGAGACGTACAACCTCCCGAAGGTTCGCGAGTTCCACGTCGGCGCGAAGTTCCTCGTCGACGGCCCGGTTCCCGACGGCGAGATCGACCTCTCGGATCTGGGGCCCGCGGTTTCGGCCAGCGGCCGGTCGACGCTCACCCTCGACGAGCGCGACCTCGTCGTCGAGATTCAGGGCGGACTCCCGATCACGGAGATGCCGTACGCCGACGTGGCGGCCGCGATCGGCGCCGAGGTCGACTGGGTGATCGAGACGATCAAGCGGTTCAACGCGGAGGGGAAGGTGCGCCGCGTCGGCGTCATCCCGAACCACTACGCGCTCGGGTACACCGAGAACGGGATGACCGTCTGGGACGTGCCCGAGGACGCGCTCGACGAGGTCGGGCCGGTCGTCGCGAGGCTCGACTTCGTCACCCACTGTTACGAGCGACCCCGGCACGCGGGCGTCTGGGAGTACAACTTCTTCGCGATGACCCACGGGCGGACGGAGGCCGAAAGCGAGCGCCGGATCGCGGAGGTCAAAGAGCTGATGGACGAGTACTGGGAAGTCGGCGAGAGCGACTGGGACACGCTGTTCTCGACCCGAATCTTGAAGAAGACGGGGATCCGCATCGCTGACCGCGCCGACAGCAACACCGCGTGA
- a CDS encoding precorrin-2 dehydrogenase/sirohydrochlorin ferrochelatase family protein has translation MIPLYHDFTGETVLVFGGGTVGSRKASRFADEARVVVVSPGFDDRLVDLAEEDRESVELVRATPDAEAIHGWIDRVDPALVVAATDDAAVNAAAEAAALDTGALVNRTDVSAGDRSGGRDVRSVVVPATIEDDPVRVALSTGGASPALAKALRERIEAEIDGAGAMAELSGTLRAELKDRDVPPEKRREAIRRVVRSEGVWKALQKGDSYGRQEADSVIEEVLNR, from the coding sequence GTGATCCCGCTGTACCACGACTTCACCGGCGAGACGGTGCTGGTGTTCGGCGGCGGCACCGTCGGGTCGCGGAAGGCGTCCCGGTTCGCCGACGAGGCGCGAGTCGTCGTCGTGAGCCCCGGCTTCGACGATCGGCTGGTCGACCTCGCCGAGGAAGATCGCGAGTCAGTAGAACTGGTCCGCGCCACACCTGACGCCGAGGCCATCCACGGGTGGATCGACCGCGTCGACCCCGCTCTCGTCGTCGCCGCCACGGACGACGCGGCCGTCAACGCGGCAGCCGAGGCGGCCGCGCTCGACACCGGCGCGCTCGTCAACCGGACCGACGTGTCGGCCGGGGACCGTTCGGGCGGCCGAGACGTGCGGAGCGTCGTCGTCCCGGCGACGATCGAGGACGACCCGGTCAGGGTGGCGCTCTCGACCGGGGGCGCGAGTCCGGCGCTCGCGAAGGCGCTCCGCGAGCGGATCGAAGCGGAGATCGACGGCGCCGGCGCGATGGCGGAGCTGTCAGGGACGCTCCGTGCGGAGCTCAAAGACCGAGATGTCCCCCCCGAGAAACGTCGGGAAGCGATCCGCCGCGTCGTGCGATCCGAGGGGGTTTGGAAGGCTTTACAAAAGGGGGATTCCTACGGCCGGCAAGAGGCAGATTCCGTGATCGAGGAGGTACTCAATAGATGA
- the hemA gene encoding glutamyl-tRNA reductase, with translation MKETGAITGISVAYSRATVDEIEAAGGDGVRATVSDLLARDGVEEAFAIQTCNRSEAYVVTDRTIDGSVALESFAPEVRGGAVRRLDHEESLEHLMRVASGLESLVLGEDQIIGQLREAYEESKSAGGIGPVLKDGVTKALHVGERARNETSINEGVVSLGSAAVRLAADEIDLTDGSAVVVGAGEMGTLAARTLDDTPVSEIVVANRTVPNAAFVAEEVETPAEAVPLADLATVIPDADLVIAATGSPDPVIRSEHVTGADRLVCIDIAQPRDIEPALADRDKVTLYDIDALEDVTRKTRESREEEAREVEAIIDEELDRILEAYKRKRADNAISAMYAGADRVKAREVDRAVSKLEAQGGLTDEQRETVEDLADALVGQLLAAPTRSLRDAAGEDDWETIRTALRLFDPEFDTLPEGPGASGSGHDAAPGDIEVPPGSVAEELDD, from the coding sequence ATGAAGGAGACGGGCGCTATCACGGGCATAAGCGTCGCCTACTCCCGCGCGACGGTCGACGAGATCGAGGCTGCGGGCGGCGACGGCGTCCGAGCCACCGTCTCGGACCTGCTCGCGCGCGACGGGGTCGAGGAGGCGTTCGCGATCCAGACCTGCAACCGCTCGGAGGCGTATGTCGTCACCGACCGGACCATTGACGGCTCGGTCGCGCTGGAGTCGTTCGCCCCCGAGGTCCGCGGCGGCGCGGTCCGTCGACTCGACCACGAGGAGAGCTTAGAACACCTGATGCGGGTTGCCTCCGGGCTCGAATCGCTCGTGCTCGGCGAAGACCAGATCATCGGGCAGCTCCGCGAGGCGTACGAGGAGTCGAAGTCCGCGGGCGGCATCGGTCCCGTGTTGAAAGACGGGGTGACGAAGGCGCTCCACGTCGGGGAGCGGGCGCGCAACGAGACGTCGATCAACGAGGGGGTCGTCTCGCTCGGATCGGCCGCGGTACGGCTGGCCGCCGACGAGATCGACCTCACCGACGGCTCTGCTGTCGTGGTCGGCGCCGGAGAGATGGGGACGCTCGCGGCACGGACGCTCGACGACACCCCGGTCTCGGAGATCGTCGTGGCAAACCGAACGGTGCCGAACGCGGCGTTCGTCGCCGAGGAGGTTGAGACTCCTGCTGAGGCGGTGCCGCTCGCCGACCTCGCAACCGTGATCCCGGACGCCGATCTCGTGATCGCGGCGACTGGCAGCCCAGACCCGGTGATCCGGTCGGAACACGTGACGGGCGCCGACCGGCTCGTCTGTATCGACATCGCGCAGCCGCGAGACATCGAGCCCGCGCTCGCCGACCGCGACAAAGTCACGCTGTACGACATCGACGCCTTGGAGGACGTGACCCGCAAGACCCGCGAGAGCCGCGAGGAAGAGGCGCGAGAGGTCGAGGCGATTATCGACGAGGAACTCGACCGCATCCTGGAGGCGTACAAGCGCAAGCGCGCCGATAACGCCATCTCGGCGATGTATGCCGGCGCCGACCGCGTGAAGGCCCGCGAGGTCGACCGCGCCGTCTCGAAACTCGAAGCGCAGGGTGGACTCACCGACGAGCAGCGCGAGACCGTCGAGGATCTGGCGGACGCGTTGGTCGGTCAGTTGCTCGCCGCTCCGACTCGGTCGCTTCGCGACGCGGCCGGCGAGGACGACTGGGAGACGATCCGCACCGCGCTCCGGCTGTTCGACCCCGAATTCGACACGCTGCCGGAGGGTCCGGGAGCGAGCGGATCTGGGCACGACGCGGCACCCGGCGACATTGAGGTCCCGCCCGGCTCGGTCGCCGAGGAACTCGACGACTGA
- a CDS encoding sodium:solute symporter family protein gives MTLSLSLGIVVGYLLFALAVGLVAYRVSEATAEDYYLANRSIGTVVLLFTTFATLLSAFTFFGGPNLAFAAGPEWLIVMGTLDGVLFAVLWYAIGYRQWLIGDRHGYVTLGEMLGDRFGSVGLRALVAGVSLLWLFPYVMLQQMGAGEALVGLTDGVVPYWGGAALVTAFMILYVVLAGMRGVAWTDTVQGLFMLSVVWIAAVWVVSAVGGVGAATGAMLDARPEFGSFGGGLYSPGFIISTAITIAFGVTMFPQINQRFFVAKSGETLKRSFVLWPVLVLLLFLPAFMLGAWAAGMPVEVPANANVLPVVLDEYTPAWFAALVIAGAMAAMMSSSDSMLLSGSSYFTRDVYRPVINADASERREAWIARIGVAVFALLAFVASLFRPGTLIEVGDTAFSGFALLALPVICALYWDRTTRSGMIVGVLVPQIVYLAVVLSAVVAAVPTLPRAVAGGWDVALGLMVLSAVLTVGVSLVTVPTAEADASRFAVAGD, from the coding sequence GTGACGCTCTCGCTCTCGCTCGGTATCGTCGTCGGCTATCTCCTGTTCGCGCTCGCGGTCGGGCTCGTCGCCTACCGCGTCTCCGAGGCCACCGCCGAGGACTACTACCTCGCGAACCGCTCGATCGGGACGGTCGTGCTGCTTTTCACCACGTTCGCGACCCTGCTCTCAGCGTTCACCTTCTTCGGCGGGCCGAACCTCGCGTTCGCCGCCGGCCCGGAGTGGCTGATCGTGATGGGGACGCTCGACGGGGTGTTGTTCGCGGTGCTGTGGTACGCAATCGGGTATCGGCAGTGGCTGATCGGCGACCGGCACGGCTACGTCACGCTCGGCGAGATGCTCGGCGACCGGTTCGGCTCCGTGGGGCTACGCGCGCTCGTCGCCGGGGTGAGCCTCCTGTGGCTGTTCCCGTACGTCATGCTTCAGCAGATGGGCGCAGGCGAGGCGCTCGTGGGACTTACCGATGGCGTCGTCCCCTACTGGGGCGGCGCAGCGCTGGTCACCGCTTTCATGATCCTCTACGTCGTCCTCGCGGGGATGCGCGGCGTCGCGTGGACCGACACGGTACAAGGGCTGTTCATGCTCTCGGTGGTCTGGATCGCCGCCGTGTGGGTGGTCTCGGCGGTCGGCGGTGTCGGCGCGGCCACCGGCGCCATGCTCGACGCCCGGCCCGAGTTCGGGAGCTTCGGCGGCGGCCTCTACTCGCCCGGGTTCATCATCTCCACCGCGATCACCATCGCGTTCGGCGTGACGATGTTCCCGCAGATCAACCAGCGCTTCTTCGTCGCGAAGTCGGGCGAGACGCTGAAGCGGTCGTTCGTGCTGTGGCCGGTGCTCGTCCTCCTCCTCTTTCTCCCCGCGTTCATGCTCGGCGCGTGGGCGGCCGGAATGCCGGTCGAGGTGCCCGCGAACGCCAACGTGCTCCCCGTCGTCTTGGACGAGTACACGCCAGCGTGGTTCGCGGCGCTCGTGATCGCGGGCGCGATGGCCGCGATGATGTCGTCCTCGGACTCGATGCTGCTGTCGGGGTCCTCGTACTTCACTCGCGACGTGTACCGCCCCGTGATCAACGCTGACGCCTCCGAGCGCCGTGAGGCGTGGATCGCCCGGATCGGCGTCGCCGTCTTCGCCCTCCTCGCGTTCGTCGCGAGCCTCTTCCGGCCCGGGACGCTGATCGAGGTCGGTGACACCGCCTTCTCCGGGTTCGCGCTGCTCGCGCTCCCGGTGATCTGTGCGCTCTACTGGGATCGGACGACGCGTTCCGGCATGATCGTCGGCGTGCTCGTACCGCAGATCGTGTACCTCGCGGTGGTGCTGTCGGCGGTCGTCGCCGCCGTGCCGACGCTGCCCCGCGCCGTCGCCGGCGGCTGGGACGTGGCGCTCGGGCTGATGGTCCTCTCGGCGGTTCTCACGGTCGGCGTCTCGCTCGTCACCGTACCGACCGCCGAGGCCGACGCCTCGCGGTTCGCGGTCGCCGGCGACTGA
- a CDS encoding DUF3311 domain-containing protein — translation MSRSRRDLVWIPTFAVLVAFAVPWPLWGVDRVVAGLPVWIWWHVAWLGLCTVLFWRFVRSGAWERGMGLRPESEPGSTVGGDRR, via the coding sequence ATGAGTCGATCGCGGAGAGATCTCGTCTGGATACCGACGTTCGCGGTTCTCGTCGCCTTCGCGGTGCCGTGGCCGCTGTGGGGAGTCGATCGGGTCGTCGCCGGGCTCCCGGTGTGGATCTGGTGGCACGTGGCGTGGCTCGGACTGTGTACCGTCCTGTTCTGGCGGTTCGTCCGGAGCGGTGCGTGGGAGCGTGGCATGGGTCTCCGCCCCGAGTCGGAACCCGGATCGACAGTCGGGGGTGACCGACGGTGA
- the dnaG gene encoding DNA primase DnaG has protein sequence MKDTEKYLIHANIAADGVVERSDVVGAVFGQTEGLLGDELDLRDLQESSRVGRIDVAVESENGQSFGEVTVASSLDKVETAILAAALETIDRIGPCHASVEVTSIEDVRAAKRREVVERAKELVAGGFEETSLASDDILDEVREAARVEGIVDYEGLPAGPRVGDSDAVIVVEGRADVLTLLECGIKNAVAVEGTNVPDAVADLTADRTVTAFLDGDRGGELILRELAQVGDVDYVAFAPPGESVEDLDRNTVFEALRGKVPYSSLADEPNLREAATDDSGSAPIDNEGRGRSGEMSEPSESETESERASDGGDDGDAGVVAGGARSATDRGLVDAVEDTPAPAATDAGEVDEVGEDREGDMESDSDTADINDAEFDDRAADDPNLDEAADAESVEETDAPLDNEPRSIEEHVQEIVDAGSDRARLLGDDRGVLAEIDAVDAFDAIEDAETAPHTVVVDGLIDQRLLDVAAQRGVSELLGREVGEFVKRPVGTRVLTVGDLRTGS, from the coding sequence ATGAAAGACACCGAAAAATACCTCATCCACGCCAACATCGCGGCCGACGGCGTCGTCGAGCGGAGCGACGTCGTCGGCGCGGTGTTCGGCCAGACCGAGGGGCTCCTCGGGGATGAGCTGGACTTACGAGACCTCCAGGAGTCCTCGCGGGTCGGCCGGATAGACGTCGCCGTCGAGTCCGAGAACGGTCAGTCGTTCGGCGAGGTCACGGTCGCGTCGAGCCTCGACAAAGTCGAGACCGCGATCCTCGCCGCCGCGTTAGAGACGATCGACCGCATCGGCCCCTGCCACGCCTCGGTGGAGGTGACGAGCATCGAGGACGTGCGGGCGGCGAAGCGCCGCGAGGTCGTCGAGCGCGCCAAGGAGTTGGTCGCCGGCGGCTTCGAGGAGACGAGCCTCGCGAGCGACGATATCTTAGACGAGGTCCGCGAGGCCGCCCGTGTCGAAGGAATCGTCGACTATGAAGGGCTTCCCGCCGGCCCTCGCGTCGGCGACTCCGACGCCGTCATCGTCGTCGAAGGGCGCGCGGACGTGTTGACCTTGCTCGAATGTGGCATCAAGAACGCAGTCGCCGTCGAGGGGACCAACGTCCCCGACGCGGTCGCCGACCTCACCGCCGACCGCACCGTCACCGCGTTCCTCGACGGCGACCGCGGCGGCGAACTCATCCTCCGCGAGCTCGCGCAGGTAGGCGACGTGGACTACGTCGCGTTCGCGCCGCCGGGCGAGTCGGTCGAGGACCTCGACCGCAACACCGTCTTCGAGGCGCTTCGCGGCAAGGTACCGTACAGCAGCCTCGCCGACGAGCCGAACCTCCGCGAGGCGGCCACTGACGACTCCGGAAGTGCCCCCATCGACAACGAAGGAAGGGGCCGCTCGGGCGAGATGTCCGAGCCTTCCGAGAGCGAAACCGAGAGCGAGCGAGCGAGCGACGGCGGTGACGACGGTGACGCCGGTGTCGTTGCCGGCGGAGCCCGGAGCGCGACGGATCGCGGGCTCGTGGACGCGGTCGAGGATACGCCGGCGCCCGCGGCGACCGACGCGGGCGAGGTCGACGAGGTCGGCGAGGATCGCGAGGGGGACATGGAAAGCGACTCCGACACCGCAGATATCAACGACGCAGAATTTGACGATCGAGCGGCCGACGATCCGAATCTCGACGAAGCGGCGGATGCCGAGAGCGTTGAAGAGACCGACGCCCCCCTCGACAACGAGCCGCGCTCGATCGAAGAGCACGTACAGGAGATCGTCGACGCCGGCAGCGACCGCGCCCGACTGCTCGGCGACGATCGCGGCGTCCTCGCGGAGATCGACGCCGTCGACGCCTTCGACGCGATCGAGGACGCCGAGACGGCCCCGCACACGGTCGTCGTCGACGGGCTGATCGACCAGCGCCTCCTCGACGTCGCCGCCCAGCGCGGGGTCAGCGAGCTGCTCGGCCGCGAGGTCGGCGAGTTCGTCAAGCGACCTGTGGGAACGCGAGTGCTCACGGTCGGCGACCTCCGCACCGGGAGCTGA
- a CDS encoding A24 family peptidase has translation MFATLPDALRLFVVPVFAWAALQDVRTRRLPNRLWPPLYAFGALLLIWELAAIWPLAGFEEVRFAVRAAISLLFVAPLGYAFWYLGAFGGADAKALIAIAILFPTFPEYAVAGLILPLVDTQLGVFSLTVLTNTVLLALAYPLGLAVSNLLRGERSATMFFARPVATDSLPDRHGRLFEDDAGTTRNGLDLDALRMYLRWRGATLADLRENPDRFRDPDSVGETHDPTDGGTHVGPRTDGGTVTGVDGEGGADRPGDDPWAAERFLEEIDHGAYGTDAETLRGGLAVVARKDRVLVSPGMPFVVPMAIGLVVSLTFGDALFAVLGAVGLV, from the coding sequence ATGTTCGCGACGCTGCCGGACGCTCTCCGCCTGTTCGTCGTCCCCGTCTTCGCGTGGGCGGCCCTGCAAGACGTCCGGACCCGACGCCTCCCGAACCGGCTGTGGCCGCCGCTGTACGCGTTCGGGGCGCTACTGCTGATCTGGGAGCTTGCGGCGATATGGCCCCTCGCGGGATTCGAGGAGGTGCGATTCGCGGTGCGGGCCGCTATCAGCCTACTGTTTGTCGCCCCGCTGGGCTACGCGTTCTGGTACCTCGGGGCGTTCGGCGGGGCCGACGCGAAGGCGCTGATCGCGATCGCGATCCTCTTTCCCACCTTTCCGGAGTACGCCGTCGCCGGGCTGATCCTCCCGCTCGTCGACACCCAGCTCGGCGTGTTCTCGCTGACGGTGCTCACGAACACGGTCCTGCTCGCGCTGGCGTACCCGCTGGGGCTCGCCGTAAGCAACCTCCTCCGCGGGGAGCGCTCGGCGACGATGTTCTTCGCGCGGCCGGTGGCGACCGACTCGCTGCCGGACCGCCACGGGCGCCTGTTCGAGGACGACGCGGGGACGACCCGGAACGGGCTCGATCTGGACGCGCTCCGGATGTACCTGCGCTGGCGTGGGGCGACGCTCGCGGACCTGCGCGAGAATCCAGACCGCTTCCGCGACCCCGACAGCGTCGGCGAGACGCACGACCCGACCGACGGCGGCACGCACGTCGGACCGCGGACGGACGGGGGGACCGTGACCGGAGTCGACGGCGAGGGGGGCGCCGATCGTCCCGGCGACGACCCCTGGGCCGCCGAGCGATTCTTGGAGGAGATCGATCACGGCGCGTACGGCACCGACGCCGAGACGCTTCGCGGCGGACTGGCGGTCGTCGCCCGGAAGGACCGTGTGCTGGTGTCGCCGGGGATGCCGTTCGTCGTCCCGATGGCGATCGGGCTGGTCGTCTCGCTGACGTTCGGCGACGCGCTGTTCGCGGTACTCGGCGCGGTCGGCCTCGTCTGA
- a CDS encoding HPP family protein, whose translation MRRRLGTSLYAGLLFTVLGAIAWATGQPFVFPSLGPSAFLLAFDRRSERGRAARIVGSHLIGGVAGLTAWWLIAPGASLTATAPAFSPAGFRLAASATVSLVATSWAMIATDAVHAPACATTLIVSLGLLSTPTEVAIIVASVSVLVGFHAGVIRVFKRIVGDAHPLYRVEKG comes from the coding sequence ATGCGCCGCCGCCTCGGAACCAGTCTGTACGCCGGGCTCCTCTTCACCGTCCTCGGTGCGATCGCGTGGGCCACCGGCCAGCCGTTCGTCTTCCCGAGCCTCGGGCCGTCGGCGTTCCTGCTCGCGTTCGACCGACGGAGCGAGCGCGGGCGCGCCGCCCGGATCGTCGGAAGCCACCTCATCGGCGGCGTCGCCGGGCTCACAGCGTGGTGGCTGATCGCGCCCGGCGCGAGCCTCACCGCGACCGCGCCTGCGTTCTCGCCGGCGGGGTTCCGGCTGGCCGCGAGCGCGACCGTCTCGCTCGTGGCGACGAGCTGGGCGATGATCGCGACCGACGCGGTCCACGCGCCCGCCTGCGCGACGACGCTGATCGTGTCGCTCGGGCTCCTCTCGACCCCGACCGAAGTGGCGATCATCGTCGCGAGCGTGAGCGTTCTCGTCGGCTTTCACGCCGGCGTCATTCGGGTGTTCAAGCGGATCGTCGGCGACGCACACCCTCTCTATCGGGTAGAAAAAGGCTGA
- a CDS encoding GNAT family N-acetyltransferase encodes MTTPDAESSSAVVVREARPADADAIAAFTHDTWGERHEDYIPRVFPEWAASDDPDSGTFVATLPPEAVAESDAVAERDDRAEGDTLVEGDGAGAVAAGEPEAVVGCIQGVLLSEWEAWGQGIRVDPAARGFGVGTALSTAALDWARDRGARVCRNMVFSWNIMGLGQSRAVGFEPATEFRFAEPEPDASASMGGSEATPLETVTDPDPNAAWAFWSDSDARDHLRGLALDSDESWACSALTRGRLATAADEDRLLAVADADALAGFAVRTRVTERETDNETIRTATYGTAAWRDVDAAGALYDAIAGDAAAVDADAARVLIPETVEHVSDTGANRIPVAAEPDFVMSADLTGEP; translated from the coding sequence ATGACGACCCCCGACGCGGAATCGTCTTCCGCCGTCGTCGTCCGCGAGGCCCGCCCCGCCGACGCCGACGCGATCGCCGCGTTCACGCACGACACGTGGGGCGAGCGCCACGAGGATTACATCCCGCGCGTGTTTCCCGAGTGGGCCGCGTCCGACGACCCCGACAGCGGCACCTTCGTCGCGACGCTGCCGCCGGAAGCAGTGGCCGAGAGCGACGCGGTCGCGGAGCGCGACGACCGCGCCGAGGGCGACACCCTCGTCGAGGGCGACGGCGCGGGCGCGGTCGCGGCGGGCGAGCCGGAGGCCGTGGTCGGCTGTATCCAAGGCGTTCTGCTCTCCGAGTGGGAGGCGTGGGGGCAGGGGATCCGCGTCGACCCCGCGGCCCGCGGGTTCGGCGTCGGGACCGCGCTCTCGACCGCCGCGCTCGACTGGGCCCGCGACCGCGGCGCGCGGGTGTGTCGAAACATGGTGTTCTCGTGGAACATCATGGGGCTCGGGCAGTCGCGGGCGGTCGGCTTCGAGCCCGCGACGGAGTTCCGGTTCGCGGAGCCGGAGCCGGACGCGTCCGCCTCGATGGGGGGCTCTGAGGCCACACCCCTCGAGACCGTCACCGATCCCGACCCGAACGCCGCGTGGGCGTTCTGGAGCGACAGCGACGCCCGCGACCACCTGCGCGGGCTCGCGCTCGACTCCGACGAGTCGTGGGCCTGCTCGGCGCTCACCCGCGGGCGACTGGCGACCGCGGCCGACGAGGATCGACTGCTCGCGGTCGCCGACGCCGACGCGCTCGCCGGCTTCGCGGTCCGGACTCGCGTGACGGAGCGGGAGACGGACAACGAGACGATCCGGACCGCGACCTACGGCACCGCCGCGTGGCGCGATGTCGACGCGGCGGGGGCGCTGTACGACGCGATTGCCGGCGACGCCGCCGCGGTCGACGCCGACGCGGCCCGAGTGCTGATCCCCGAAACGGTCGAGCACGTCAGCGACACGGGCGCAAACCGGATCCCGGTGGCCGCCGAGCCCGATTTCGTAATGAGTGCGGACCTCACGGGCGAACCATGA